From Pseudomonadota bacterium, one genomic window encodes:
- a CDS encoding helix-turn-helix domain-containing protein produces the protein MLYRNEREIAKLTGISLSSLRNNRSLKRGLPYIKIGKSIRYNMSDVINYLESHRIVTKEI, from the coding sequence GTGCTTTATAGGAATGAGAGGGAAATCGCAAAACTGACAGGAATTTCCTTGTCGAGTTTGCGCAATAATAGATCCTTAAAGAGGGGTCTTCCCTATATCAAGATAGGGAAAAGCATAAGATACAATATGTCAGATGTAATTAACTATTTAGAATCACATAGGATTGTAACAAAGGAGATATAG
- a CDS encoding DUF3944 domain-containing protein, whose translation MDKATLDNKDKLIKIIKALLHTDEDLNFLIHLKKEDLEKLASIVMARTDITD comes from the coding sequence ATGGATAAAGCTACCCTTGATAACAAAGATAAACTTATCAAGATCATCAAAGCTCTTCTTCATACTGATGAGGATCTCAATTTTCTTATTCATTTAAAAAAAGAAGACCTTGAAAAACTTGCATCTATTGTCATGGCAAGAACAGATATTACGGATTAA
- a CDS encoding DUF6125 family protein yields MDLRTFQTMEAPELRSYIEFLLWHYRVVDGSWFLKVEEEFDQPTAARLTESIWRHIPKMAARDLVKRFDIKEKGLKGFAKALKFFPWTIIVGYEIEEKENEVIITVAHCPAQEARLKKGIGENTCKEMHKGEFTAFAHEIDPDIKVECVFAPPDPHPSDTFCKWRFTV; encoded by the coding sequence ATGGACTTGAGAACTTTTCAAACGATGGAAGCGCCGGAATTAAGAAGCTATATTGAGTTCTTATTATGGCATTACAGGGTTGTTGATGGATCCTGGTTTCTCAAAGTAGAGGAAGAGTTTGATCAGCCTACCGCTGCACGTCTTACCGAAAGTATCTGGAGACACATACCAAAAATGGCAGCAAGAGATCTGGTAAAGCGTTTTGATATTAAGGAAAAGGGGTTGAAAGGTTTTGCCAAAGCCCTTAAGTTTTTCCCCTGGACAATTATAGTGGGATATGAGATTGAGGAAAAGGAAAACGAGGTGATTATAACTGTAGCTCACTGTCCTGCACAGGAAGCCCGGTTAAAAAAAGGTATTGGAGAAAATACATGTAAAGAGATGCATAAAGGTGAGTTCACAGCCTTTGCCCATGAGATCGACCCCGACATCAAGGTCGAGTGTGTCTTTGCGCCTCCCGACCCTCATCCAAGTGATACTTTTTGTAAGTGGAGATTTACCGTTTAA
- a CDS encoding DUF333 domain-containing protein: MKQFFFITTSILFLVSVIVFPIHCFGMANPASVNCINKGGTLSIQKRGDLGEYGICIFEDNRQCEEWAMFRGECPVGGVKITGYITPAAKFCVITGGTYTPTGDSGTEKEEGSCTFKNNICDAWEYYNGKCNKK; encoded by the coding sequence ATGAAACAATTTTTTTTTATTACCACATCTATTCTCTTTCTTGTTTCAGTAATTGTTTTTCCTATCCATTGTTTCGGTATGGCTAACCCTGCATCAGTCAACTGTATAAATAAAGGTGGAACTCTTTCTATACAGAAAAGAGGTGATTTGGGAGAATATGGCATCTGTATATTCGAAGACAACCGTCAATGTGAAGAATGGGCCATGTTCAGAGGAGAATGTCCGGTAGGTGGTGTAAAGATTACGGGCTATATAACTCCTGCTGCAAAATTTTGCGTGATTACCGGTGGAACATATACTCCCACTGGTGATAGTGGTACAGAAAAAGAAGAAGGGAGTTGCACCTTTAAGAATAATATATGCGACGCCTGGGAATACTATAATGGGAAGTGCAATAAGAAATGA
- a CDS encoding YtoQ family protein, whose amino-acid sequence MKIYFAHPCFTPEQREFKKQFLSKISAGLMQNNLNNDIIIIDPFEHTPVIEDNTETKLKMAETVKIECIKLLEECDIVVAITDDNDTGTAFEAGYAHAVNKPIILISQESCSSANAMLIGSAKVMVNNILEDSGMEKLIGMIRFFYDTWKASQKKPENN is encoded by the coding sequence ATGAAAATCTATTTTGCCCATCCATGCTTTACACCAGAACAGAGAGAGTTTAAGAAACAGTTTCTTTCCAAGATTTCTGCCGGTTTAATGCAGAATAATTTAAATAACGATATTATCATAATAGATCCCTTTGAGCATACTCCTGTAATTGAAGATAATACAGAAACTAAGCTGAAAATGGCTGAAACTGTCAAGATAGAATGTATAAAGCTTCTTGAAGAATGCGATATTGTTGTTGCCATCACAGATGATAATGATACCGGCACAGCCTTTGAAGCAGGTTATGCACATGCAGTCAATAAACCTATTATATTGATTTCTCAGGAGAGTTGTTCATCGGCAAATGCCATGTTGATAGGTTCAGCAAAGGTAATGGTTAATAATATCCTGGAAGATAGTGGAATGGAAAAGTTGATAGGGATGATAAGATTCTTTTATGATACATGGAAAGCTTCACAGAAGAAGCCGGAGAATAATTGA
- a CDS encoding integration host factor subunit alpha, which translates to MTKIDIANNVYDKLGFTKEECYDIVGKFFEVIKEALAKDEGVKISGFGKFIVKQKRARRGRNPQTSEAMEITARRVLLFRLSKVLNDEINGVAI; encoded by the coding sequence ATGACGAAGATAGATATTGCGAATAACGTATACGATAAACTGGGTTTTACGAAAGAGGAATGTTACGATATAGTAGGCAAATTCTTTGAAGTTATTAAAGAAGCACTTGCAAAAGATGAGGGCGTAAAGATTTCCGGTTTCGGCAAGTTCATAGTAAAACAAAAAAGAGCCAGAAGAGGAAGAAATCCACAGACAAGCGAAGCAATGGAGATAACGGCAAGAAGAGTTTTACTTTTCAGGTTGAGTAAGGTTCTGAATGATGAGATAAATGGGGTGGCAATCTAA
- a CDS encoding AP2/ERF family transcription factor, with amino-acid sequence MFFYVSESNLFYDIFIQIMYGITRIDNDKSHTHSWVVTISRKNKKYFGSFSDATYESKKKALAAAKKYRDEILSLYDPLTLKEFCSIVKRNSKSGISGVCRYKNNEPDKEGNYRWYWIATWSPEPGKTKQKKFSINKYGEEEAFHKAVFARKEALENIKGYFDPGRKSK; translated from the coding sequence ATGTTTTTCTATGTTTCAGAATCAAATCTATTTTATGATATATTTATTCAAATCATGTACGGTATTACACGAATAGATAATGACAAATCGCATACCCATTCATGGGTAGTAACCATATCCAGAAAAAATAAGAAATATTTTGGTTCTTTCAGTGATGCTACATATGAGAGTAAGAAAAAAGCTCTTGCCGCTGCAAAGAAATATCGTGATGAAATTCTTTCCCTATATGACCCTCTGACTCTAAAAGAATTCTGTTCTATTGTAAAACGTAATAGTAAATCCGGCATATCAGGAGTCTGTCGCTATAAAAACAATGAACCTGATAAAGAAGGTAATTACCGCTGGTATTGGATAGCCACCTGGTCACCTGAACCTGGAAAGACAAAGCAAAAGAAATTCTCTATAAATAAATACGGTGAAGAAGAAGCGTTCCATAAAGCTGTATTTGCAAGGAAGGAAGCACTGGAAAACATAAAGGGTTATTTCGATCCTGGGAGGAAAAGCAAATGA
- a CDS encoding phospholipase D-like domain-containing protein, whose protein sequence is MIKAITICSLLIFFTSAISSAQCKIESYFSPYDNIESLIVKRLSEAKESINCSLYGITNRKITATLIDRVSNGINVTLCLDKTQSAGKNSTYRELENAGVEIVIKKTGVLEHNKFCVIDNERVIMGSWNFSESAQKQDNSEIDISECADNIKRFRDAFERIYQRDR, encoded by the coding sequence ATGATTAAAGCCATCACGATATGCTCATTATTGATTTTCTTTACCTCTGCAATATCTTCAGCCCAATGCAAAATTGAATCATACTTCAGCCCCTACGATAACATTGAAAGCCTGATCGTAAAAAGATTGTCTGAAGCCAAGGAATCCATCAATTGTTCTCTCTATGGAATAACAAACAGGAAGATAACCGCTACCCTTATAGATAGAGTATCTAATGGTATTAATGTTACTCTCTGTCTTGATAAAACACAGAGTGCAGGAAAAAACAGCACCTATAGAGAACTGGAAAATGCAGGTGTAGAAATAGTTATCAAAAAGACTGGTGTCCTTGAACATAACAAATTCTGTGTTATTGATAACGAGAGAGTGATTATGGGGAGCTGGAACTTCTCTGAAAGTGCACAGAAACAGGATAACTCGGAAATTGATATCTCAGAATGTGCCGATAATATAAAACGTTTCAGGGATGCATTTGAGAGGATATACCAGAGAGATAGGTAG